A genome region from Candidatus Parvarchaeota archaeon includes the following:
- a CDS encoding geranylgeranylglyceryl/heptaprenylglyceryl phosphate synthase encodes MAVAIGKVEKYINESIDKKGALLFSLVDPLDYKSLKDAAACAKGACEAGTDLILIGGSTGVQGDLLDAVAKEIKSFANVPVVLFPGNISTVSRHADAVYFMSMLNSRNPYWISTAQMLAAHNVLGMKLEPLPVGYVVVEPGGTVGFVGDANLIPRNKPKLAAAYALAGQYIGHRLIITDAGSNPATGHIPLEMVQAVSKSINVPYIVAGGIRTPQQAKAVVGAGAQAIQVGTAYEGGKDAAKVTQLLLGAVREGARQRLGH; translated from the coding sequence ATGGCTGTTGCAATAGGAAAAGTGGAGAAATACATAAACGAGTCAATTGACAAGAAAGGGGCGCTTTTGTTCTCGCTTGTCGACCCGCTTGACTACAAGTCCCTCAAGGATGCCGCAGCCTGCGCAAAAGGCGCGTGCGAGGCTGGCACCGACCTAATTCTCATAGGCGGCAGCACAGGCGTGCAGGGGGACTTGCTTGATGCCGTTGCAAAGGAAATCAAGTCATTTGCCAATGTGCCAGTTGTCCTTTTTCCAGGAAATATTAGCACCGTTTCAAGGCATGCCGATGCAGTCTATTTCATGTCAATGCTCAATTCCAGAAACCCCTATTGGATAAGCACTGCCCAGATGCTTGCAGCCCACAATGTCCTTGGGATGAAGCTTGAGCCGCTTCCAGTTGGGTATGTTGTTGTGGAGCCAGGCGGCACTGTGGGCTTTGTCGGGGATGCAAACCTTATCCCGCGCAACAAGCCGAAGCTTGCGGCAGCTTACGCCCTTGCGGGCCAGTACATAGGTCACAGGTTAATCATAACAGATGCAGGCAGCAACCCGGCAACCGGGCACATCCCCCTTGAAATGGTGCAGGCTGTCTCTAAATCAATCAATGTCCCCTATATTGTCGCAGGCGGCATCCGCACGCCGCAGCAGGCAAAGGCTGTTGTGGGCGCAGGCGCACAGGCAATCCAGGTCGGCACTGCCTATGAAGGGGGGAAAGATGCGGCAAAGGTGACCCAGCTGCTTCTAGGCGCAGTCAGGGAAGGAGCAAGGCAAAGGCTGGGCCACTAG
- a CDS encoding HIT family protein codes for MPDSCIFCKIIAGQLPAHKIFEDEKTIAILDLYPGCDGHTLVIPKDHHTDIFDTPTQTLTNIMSTVEKIAERQKERLGCHGVNIVNNSGKEAGQVIFHLHFHVIPRFEGDGINLKINRSRAQDGSLGLLQQKLKF; via the coding sequence GTGCCAGACTCGTGCATATTTTGCAAAATAATCGCAGGCCAGCTTCCTGCACACAAAATTTTTGAGGATGAAAAGACAATCGCCATCCTGGACCTGTATCCAGGGTGCGACGGGCACACTCTGGTAATACCAAAAGACCACCACACCGACATTTTTGACACGCCGACTCAGACTCTCACCAACATCATGTCAACTGTTGAAAAAATTGCAGAGAGGCAAAAAGAGAGGCTCGGGTGCCATGGCGTGAACATCGTCAACAACAGCGGCAAGGAAGCAGGCCAGGTTATCTTCCATCTGCACTTTCACGTTATCCCGCGGTTTGAGGGCGATGGCATTAACCTTAAAATAAATCGGTCAAGGGCGCAAGACGGCTCCCTTGGGCTGTTGCAGCAAAAGCTAAAATTTTAG